TGGTGTTCATCTTCATCGCTTCCAGAACAACCAGAGTATCGCCACTGGCGACTTTCTGGCCAACGGAAACGTCGACGCTGATGACAGTACCAGCCAGCGGGCTAGGTACGGCACCATCACCTGCAGGAGCAGCCGGAGCGGCGGCAGCAGGAGCAGCAACAGGAGCCGGAGCAGCAACCGGTGCAGACGCAACAGGAGCGGCGGCAGGAGCAGCAGCAACAGGAGCTTCGGAAGCGAGATCCTCGTCTTCCACCGTCACATCATAGGTGATGCCTTGTACAGTGATCCGCAAACGTTTCATTACTTAAGTCCTCTCAGGATTTCAGGGTCTCGCCACCGAGGGAAGGCCGTGTCGGGCCCCAATCAGCGCGGATTTTATGGGCGGAAAAGGCTGCGATACGGCCTTCCATGGGCCATTCGCTGACTTTGTGTGCAGGAGCCGCAACGCGGGTCACGCGGTAGCCGGGTCCGAGAGTGTCGGCCACGGCCGCTGCGATTGCGGCAAGATGATGAGGCGGAATGCCGGCACGGGAGGCGACTGCCGCCCGTGCTGGAACTTTCGGTGCCTGCTCGGCTTTGGTTGTCTTGGGAGCGCGGGTAAAGAAGTAACCCACGATCGAACAAGCGGCCCAAAGCGAAGCAAGTGCCATCATCACCACTGCGAAGCCCGTCAAGATAAGTTCGATGTTATCGAGCATGAGGGTTCCCTTCGCTTACAGCGGAATGTTTCCGTGCTTTTTCGGCGGCCGGGTTTCACGTTTGGACATCAGGCCGCGGAGGGTCAGAGCGATAGCACTCTTCGTTTCGCGAGGCTGAATGATGTCGTGAATAGCCAGCATGCCGGCAGAGAGGTAAGGCGTTGCAAATTCCTTGCGATAGTCATCGGCAAGTTCTTTTGCTTTAGCTGCCTTGTCTTCTGCTTCTGCCAGTTCCTTGCGATAAAGGATGTTGACAGCGCCTTCAGCACCCATAACGGCGATTTCTGCCGTCGGCCATGCGATCACACGGTCAGCACCCATATCTTCACTGCACATGGCAAGATAGGCGCCACCGTAGGCTTTGCGCATGATCACGGTGATTTTCGGAACAGTGGCAGAGGCATAGGCAAACAGCATTTTCGC
This DNA window, taken from uncultured Cohaesibacter sp., encodes the following:
- a CDS encoding acetyl-CoA carboxylase biotin carboxyl carrier protein subunit gives rise to the protein MKRLRITVQGITYDVTVEDEDLASEAPVAAAPAAAPVASAPVAAPAPVAAPAAAAPAAPAGDGAVPSPLAGTVISVDVSVGQKVASGDTLVVLEAMKMNTNISAPQDGTVTAINVTPGASVTEGQVLVTLS
- a CDS encoding OadG family transporter subunit; its protein translation is MLDNIELILTGFAVVMMALASLWAACSIVGYFFTRAPKTTKAEQAPKVPARAAVASRAGIPPHHLAAIAAAVADTLGPGYRVTRVAAPAHKVSEWPMEGRIAAFSAHKIRADWGPTRPSLGGETLKS